The following DNA comes from Chryseobacterium gallinarum.
GAAATTGCTGAAGAACTGGGAATTTCAGTGGCTAATACCAAAGTAAGGGTCATGCGTGCAAAGAAAGTGCTTGCAGAACTCCTGAAAAATAATGAATTTGAGGACAACTAGACAAATATTCCACGGTCCTTTTATACAAACAAAATATATAAAGAAGGATAATATATTCTTTTTACTAATAAATTTAGATATTTGATGGCACTGATACCGGATTATAAGTTTCATCAATTTTTCCGGTTGATGGTTTCCATTAAAAAATCCTTAACTTTGAACTTCAATTTTAGAAATGGAAAATTCAGTTCAAGACACTACCGTTCAAAAACCAAAATGGATCCGAGTAAAACTTCCTACCGGAAAGAATTACAGAGAGCTGAGAACCTTGGTTGACAAATATAAATTAAATACCATTTGCCAAAGCGGAAGCTGCCCGAATATGGGAGAATGCTGGGGTGAAGGTACGGCTACCTTTATGATTTTGGGAAATATCTGTACCCGAAGCTGTGGATTCTGTGGCGTGAAAACCGGAAAACCACTTGACGTAAATTGGGATGAACCTGAAAAAGTAGCCCGCTCCATCAAATTAATGAAGATCAAGCATGCAGTTCTTACCTCTGTAGACCGCGATGATCTGAAAGATATGGGATCTATTCTCTGGGGAGAAACTGTGAATGCCGTAAGGAGAATCTCACCCGGAACTACTATGGAAACACTAATTCCGGATTTTCAGGGAATTACCAAACATCTTGACAGGCTGGTAGAAGTAGCACCGGAGGTAATCTCCCATAATATGGAAACGGTAAAACGTTTGACCAGAGAAGTAAGAATTCAGGCAAAATACGAAAGAAGCCTTGAAGTACTGAGATATTTAAAAGAAGCTGGGCAGAGAAGAACAAAGACAGGAGTAATGCTTGGTCTCGGGGAAACCAGAGATGAGGTTTTCCAGACAATTGAAGATATCAGAAATGCCAATGTGGATGTTATTACCCTTGGGCAATACCTGCAACCTACCAAAAAGCATCTTCCTGTGAAAAAATTCATTACGCCGGAAGAATTTGATGAGTTTGGAGACTTTGCAAGAAGTCTGGGCTTCAGACATGTGGAAAGCTCACCTCTTGTGAGAAGTTCGTACCACGCAGAAAAACATATTCACTAAAAATATAAACCGTTCAGCAATGAGCGGTTTTTTTTATTGCATCCAGATGATTACCAACAGGAGGGATTTTGCTCTCATTACCGGTTACAGGAAGATTCACGGGTGATAAATCCTATCCGTCCGTTAATCTCAATGGCTTTAAAATGCTTTTTCTTAAATTCTGAAGGCGTTTCTCCTGTATGTTGTTTGAAAAGCTTATTAAAATAAGAAAGACTTTCAAACCCGACCTGGAAACAAACTTCTGTAACGGAATAATCCTTCAGCAGAAATATCTTAGCCTGATTAATCCTGTAATTATTCACAAAATCTGTGAAAGTCATATTGGTTTGTTTCTTAAAATACCGGCAAAAAGCAGGAGTACTTAAGCTCACTATTTTTGCAATTTCATTAACGTCCGGTTTTTTATCATAGTTCTCATGAATGTAATCATAGATAGTACCCATTCTGATCTTATCGTTCAGGAACCACTTAACCCTTGTGTCTTCCTGGTTAAGTTCCTTTACCTCGGAAGAATCTGCGAGAATCTGTAAAATTTCAATCAGCCCTACCAGGGATTCAAAAGAATTTTTTTCTTTAATGAGGGCAAGTTTTTCGATTACAATATGCTTGGTTTCTCCAAAAAATGAGAGACCCAAATAAGATTTTTCCAAAAGCCGTTTAATATTTTCAAATTCGGGTACAGGAAGAATGATATCCTGGAGAAAATTTTCCCGCATTTGTAATACCAGTTGCTTGCATTCAGTTTGTATACCGTAATCGAAATTAAGATGGGGAACGTTGGAACCAATAAGCAGCAGGTCACTTTCCGTAAAGCCGGAAATATCTTTCCCTACATGGCGGATCCCATTTAAAGCTTCCACATAGACCAGTTCTATTTCAGGATGATAATGCCAGAAAAAGCAGTTTTTTAAAGAAGGCGAAAAAATCTTGAAAGATTTCCCTTTTTCAAACTCAATAATTTCTTTCTGGATTTTCATTTTGTTCTCTTTTGATTGTTTAAGGATTTAAAATTAAATAAAAAGGTTAATAAAGAGCAAATATTTATCATTTTAAAAGAAGTGAAATTCAATCTTTCTTTCGATTTTTGCACTTTCATAGTAAAGATGAAATCATTTAATTCAGCTAAAAGACTTAGATACAATGAAGATTGATAAAAGAATAATACCACTGGCAATCGGTGGCTTAGGAATCGGAACGACGGAATTCACCGTAATGGGGTTACTACCTGATATAGCAAAAACATTACAGATTACCATTCCGCAGGCGGGGCATTTAATTTCTGCCTATGCGATGGGAGTGGTCATAGGAGCTCCTATACTTATCGGATATTCAGTGAAATTCCCACCTAAAAAAGTATTGATTGCATTTATGATTTTATTTACTTTATTTAACGGGCTTTCTGCAATTGCTCCTAATTACACCACAATGATGATCATCCGGTTTATGTCCGGGCTCCCTCACGGAGCGTTTTTCGGAGTAGGAACTGTGGTGGCCTCCAAAATGGCAGGAAAAGGGAAGGAAGCGTTTTATATATCCATGATGTTTACCGGTCTCACAGTAGCGAATCTGGCTATGGTCCCTTTGGTGACTTATATCGGACATACCTATCATTGGAGACTGTATTTTGCCATTGTAGCGGTGATTGGAGTTTTGGCTTTATTGTTCTTAAAATTATGGCTTCCGGCGATGGAATCTAACCAGAATACCCATTTCCTGGAAGAACTGAAATTTTTGAAAAATAAGCAATCCTGGCTGGTCCTTGCGATTACAGCAATCGGTTTCGGAGGACTTTTTACATGGTTAAGTTATATTACTCCCCTGATGACCGTCATTTCAGGAGTTCCGGGCAGTCAGATGGCGTATGTCATGGTTCTTGCCGGAGCAGGAATGGTTGTGGGTAATCTTGCAGGAGGTATTGTTTCGGATAAACTGGGGCCGGAGAAAACATGTGTTCTCCTGATTTTCCTGATGATGATTGCTTTAGGCGGTGTATTTTTTCTTTCCGACCATAAGAATATTGCTTTTGTATTAACGTTTATGTGCGGGGCATTATCAATGTCTATTGCAGCACCCATCAATATTATGATGATGAAAGCAGCACCCAAAAGTGAAATGATGGCGGCTGCTTTTATGCAAGCCGGCTTTAATATTGCTAATGCTATGGGCGCCTTTCTGGGGGGAATTCCTTTAGAATACGGATTACCTTACAATTATCCTTCATTAGTAGGAGTAGGAATGACCTTTATAGGATTTGTAATCAGTGTGAGATATATGTATTTGTATGGAACAGGCACTCCGGATGAAAAGGAAATACAGGAATGTGTTTCATGTGATCAATAAATCTGTGCTTATGGTTTGTATAAATCAGCAAAGCGTTGGAAGAAAGCTGTATAATACAATCCACAAGACATAAAAAAGACTGCATCTGAAAGTGCAGTCTTTTTTGTATCCATAATCTATGCCTCTACCTCATTCCCATTCTTACACCAGTATAGGGCATTGTATAAATTTTCTTTAGGAAAGGATTTGAACTCTCCCGGCATCAGGACACTGAAGATATCTGTGAAATCCTGCACACCTTCTTTATCTGTGACAATGGCTGTACGATTCCAGTTTGTCAGGTTCTTTAGACCTAAAAGAGCATCTTGAAGCCATGCACCTATGGTGAATTTATCCAGATCAGTATCCAAATACAATAAGTAATTCAGCTCACCAAATTGGTCTACTTTCTCTTTGACACGCGGAATTACCAGTTTTTCAAAATCTTCTCTCGTTACTTCTCCCGTTGCATTGAATGCTGCAACATTTTCCGGAGCTTCTGGAATAATTGTTATCATAGTAAATATTTTATGGTGGTTTAGTTGTAAGTGCCAACAATAATTACACCATATAATGAAATATAATCGTTAAAATAGTCATAAATATTTCTATTTTTAATGTAAAAAAGTAATATGAATCTGAAATCAAATGAACCTTTCTGGCTTTTAAAAAATGGATTGATAACCTCATATCCCTCGCTGAAAGCTAATGAAGAATGTGAAGTTTTAATTATTGGAGGAGGGATTACCGGGAGCCTTATTGCTCATCAGATGGTGGAAGATGGTTATCATACAATTCTTATTGATAAACGGGAAATCAGCAATGGCAGTACTTCGGCTACCACTTCTATGTTGCAGTACGAAATAGATATTCCTCTTTTTGAGTTGATAGACAAAATAGGAGAGAAAGGTGCTATACGAAGTTATGAAGCCTGCTCCCGGGCTATTGATACAATATCCCAAA
Coding sequences within:
- the lipA gene encoding lipoyl synthase — its product is MENSVQDTTVQKPKWIRVKLPTGKNYRELRTLVDKYKLNTICQSGSCPNMGECWGEGTATFMILGNICTRSCGFCGVKTGKPLDVNWDEPEKVARSIKLMKIKHAVLTSVDRDDLKDMGSILWGETVNAVRRISPGTTMETLIPDFQGITKHLDRLVEVAPEVISHNMETVKRLTREVRIQAKYERSLEVLRYLKEAGQRRTKTGVMLGLGETRDEVFQTIEDIRNANVDVITLGQYLQPTKKHLPVKKFITPEEFDEFGDFARSLGFRHVESSPLVRSSYHAEKHIH
- a CDS encoding AraC family transcriptional regulator, with the protein product MKIQKEIIEFEKGKSFKIFSPSLKNCFFWHYHPEIELVYVEALNGIRHVGKDISGFTESDLLLIGSNVPHLNFDYGIQTECKQLVLQMRENFLQDIILPVPEFENIKRLLEKSYLGLSFFGETKHIVIEKLALIKEKNSFESLVGLIEILQILADSSEVKELNQEDTRVKWFLNDKIRMGTIYDYIHENYDKKPDVNEIAKIVSLSTPAFCRYFKKQTNMTFTDFVNNYRINQAKIFLLKDYSVTEVCFQVGFESLSYFNKLFKQHTGETPSEFKKKHFKAIEINGRIGFITRESSCNR
- a CDS encoding MFS transporter, whose translation is MKIDKRIIPLAIGGLGIGTTEFTVMGLLPDIAKTLQITIPQAGHLISAYAMGVVIGAPILIGYSVKFPPKKVLIAFMILFTLFNGLSAIAPNYTTMMIIRFMSGLPHGAFFGVGTVVASKMAGKGKEAFYISMMFTGLTVANLAMVPLVTYIGHTYHWRLYFAIVAVIGVLALLFLKLWLPAMESNQNTHFLEELKFLKNKQSWLVLAITAIGFGGLFTWLSYITPLMTVISGVPGSQMAYVMVLAGAGMVVGNLAGGIVSDKLGPEKTCVLLIFLMMIALGGVFFLSDHKNIAFVLTFMCGALSMSIAAPINIMMMKAAPKSEMMAAAFMQAGFNIANAMGAFLGGIPLEYGLPYNYPSLVGVGMTFIGFVISVRYMYLYGTGTPDEKEIQECVSCDQ
- a CDS encoding SpoIIAA family protein; translation: MITIIPEAPENVAAFNATGEVTREDFEKLVIPRVKEKVDQFGELNYLLYLDTDLDKFTIGAWLQDALLGLKNLTNWNRTAIVTDKEGVQDFTDIFSVLMPGEFKSFPKENLYNALYWCKNGNEVEA